The genomic region CGTCGTCCCTGGCGATGGACAAACCGATGTCAAAAATGCTTTTCGCCAACGTCGGTATCAAGGTTGCCGAACATCAAATCGTCAGCCGTGCGGATGTTCTCTCCGGCGACGTGATGGCCAGACCCTATGTCATCAAACCGACCAATGAAGGGTCAAGCGTCGGCGTTCATATTATCCAGGAAGGCGAAAACGAACTGCCCTTTGAACACGACAGCTGGCCTTACGGTGAAGAAGTGATGGTCGAGGCTTTCATTGGCGGACAGGAACTGTCGGTCACTGTGATGGGCGTGCGGTCACTGGCGGTTACCGAAATCACCACCAACCACGGTTTTTACGATTACTCGGCGAAATACGAGGACGGCGGCTCGTTGCACGTGCTGCCGGCAAACGTTGACAAGAAAATCTATGACGAGGCCATGGAGCTGGCGCTGCTGGCCCACCAAACGCTCGGATGTCGGGGCGTTTCAAGGGCTGATTTCCGTTTCGACGGTGACAGTCTGTACATGCTTGAAATCAACACCCAACCCGGCATGACGCCGACGTCGCTGGCCCCTGAACAGGCGGCTCATGTCGGTATCTCGTTTGAAGAACTGGTCACCTGGATGGTTGAAAATGCGGAGTGCGACCCATGAGTATATTGAACTGGTTTACAGGAAACGAAGACTCATCACCCAAGCGTGGACAGCCGCGCCGCCGGGTCGTGCCGGTTTGGCGCAGGCGCGGCGCCCTGATCGCCCTGGTTGCGATTTTGCTGGCTACGGCGGCGGGTGGCGGCATGTGGACGTGGAACAACGGGGTTATTGGCCGGGCTGCTGATCAGGCCAAATGGAACCTGATCGCTTTGTCCGGAAAACTCGGCTTCACGGTCGAAGATGTTCTTGTTGTTGGCCGTTCCCAGACAACCCGCGAGGAATTGATGAAGGCCGTCAGGCTGGCCCGCGGCGCACCCATTCTGGCTTACGACCTTGAGGAAGCACGCCGTCGTATCGAGGTCTTGCCCTGGATCGGCAGCGCCTCTGTCGAACGGATGCTGCCTGACACGATTTTGCTGAGTGTTGTTGAACGCCAGCCATTGGCGTTGTGGCAAAGTCAGGGTCGCTTCAGTCTTATCGATCACATGGGAAAAGTTATTTTAAATCAAAGCATTGAACGTTTCTCCGATCTGCTGGTCGTGGTCGGCGAAGACGCGCCAAAGAACGCTGCCGCCCTGCTCGATGTTCTGCAAACCCAGCCGCAGTTGATGGATTTGGCAAAATCCGCCGTCAGGGTCGGGGAAAGGCGCTGGAATGTACGCTTACGTGGCGACATTGATGTCCGCCTGCCAGCCGAACATGCTGCCGCCGCCTGGTCGCGGTTGGCCGAGTATGAAAGTCGTCACGGAATCCTAAGTCGCGACGTCAAGGTGCTCGACCTGAGACTTCCTGACAGGCTGATCGTCAGAAAAACCCCGAATGGCCCGGAAATAAAAATCCCGCCGGAAAGGGAGACCTGAGCAATGTCTGACAAAGAGTCGAAACAGATTATGGGTGGTGTTGACCAGAACAAGGTTCGTTCGGGCCTTGTCGCTGCCCTTGATCTGGGAACGACAAAAGCCTGTTGCCTTATCGCCAAACCAGCCGGTGAAGGTGGGTTTGAAGTCGTCGGTATTGGCCATCAGGTTTCCCACGGTTTGCGTTCGGGGGCCATTATCGACATGGAACGTACCGAAGCGACGATCCGCTCAACTGTCGAGGCAGCTGAACAAATGACGGGCGAGAACATTCGCCATGTCATCGTCAATGTTTCGTGTGGCGCTCCCCAGTCCAGGCTGATCGCGTACGAAGTTTCCATTGCCGGCCATGAAATCGGCGATAACGACCTCAGGCGTCTGTTGGATCCCGCAGGCTTACCAGAAGCAGAGAAGAATGAGCGTGAACTGATCCACTTAATTCCGGTTGGATACAGCGTCGATGGCAACAAAGGTGTGCGTGACCCGCGCGGTCTTCACGGTGAGCGTCTTGGTGTCAATATGCACATTATTAGCGCCGCAACCGGGCCGCTTCGCAATCTTGAGCAAGCCGTTGCACGTTGTCATCTGGACATCTGCGGCAAGGTGGTAACGCCTTATGCATCGGCGCTTTCCTGCATTGCCGAAGATGAAACCAATCTGGGCGTTACCTGTATTGACATGGGCGGTGGATCAACCTCGATATCGGTGTTCTTCGACGGCGAACTGGTTCACATCGACTCCATTCCCGTTGGCGGACTTCATGTCACCAACGATATCGCGCGCGGGCTTTCGACACCTCTGGTCCACGCCGAACGCATGAAAACCCTTTACGGCAGCGCTATTCCAACACCTTCGGACGATCATGAAATCATCAAGGTTCCGCTGATCGGTGAAGAGGAAAGTGGTGAGACCAATCAGGTTCCGCGTTCGGTCCTGATCGGCATCATTCGCCCGCGTATTGAAGAAACCTTTGAGATGATCCGTGGTCGCCTGGTTGATGCCGGTTTTGACAAGGTCGCAGGACGCCGCATCGTCCTTACCGGCGGCGCATCGCAACTTCCCGGTGTTCGCGAGATGGCCGCATCGATTCTCGATAAACAGGTTCGTCATGGCAGACCAAGGCCCATTCAGGGACTCGCTGAATCCGTTTCCGGGCCAGCGTTCGCAACATCTGCGGGGCTGTTGCACTTCGCATTTAACAACCCGGCCGAAGAAGCAAAAAGCGCTTATCGGCCAGTCAATGAGCCGAGCGGCCGATTTGCTCGTCTCGGCCAATGGTTAAGGGAGAATTTTTAATGACTTTAAAAAATCAAAAAACGGCCAATTACAGGACTTTCATAAATCACTCATTTGCTTTTAACCAAAATCGGAGGATGACATGAGCATCAATCTGACAATACCGAACAGTGATACACCGCAACTAAAACCACGCATTACCGTCTTTGGCGTTGGCGGCGCAGGCGGAAATGCGGTCAACAACATGATCGAAAAACAACTCGAAGGTGTCGATTTTGTCGTCGCCAACACCGATGCCCAGGCCTTGTCGCAGTCAAAGGCCGATGGTTGCATCCAACTGGGGGCAACCATCACCCAAGGACTGGGTGCAGGTTCCAAACCGGAAGTCGGGCGTGCAGCAGCTGAAGAATCCCTTGCCGAGCTCGAAGAGCAAATCAAGGATTCCCATATGGTGTTCATCGCCGCTGGCATGGGCGGGGGAACCGGAACCGGTGCCGCCCCGGTTGTTGCCAGGGCCGCCAAGGAACGTGGCATTCTGACCGTTGGTGTCGTTACCAAACCCTTCCAGTTCGAGGGTATGCACCGCTATAAACTGGCTGAAGCCGGTATTGAGGACCTTGAGCAGTTCGTTGATACCCTGATCGTTATTCCCAACCAGAACCTGTTCAGGGTCGCAAACGAGCAAACCACCTTCGCCGACGCTTTCAATATGGCCGACGAAGTTCTGTATTCGGGTGTCCGCGGGGTCACCGACCTGATGGTCATGCCGGGCCTGATCAATCTCGATTTTGCCGATATTCGGTCAGTAATGAGCGAAATGGGCAAGGCGATGATGGGAACAGGCGAGGCCGAAGGCGAACGCCGGGCTCTCGACGCTGCGGAAGCGGCGATTGCTAATCCGTTGCTTGATGATTGCTCAATGGCTGGCGCCAAGGGTGTTTTGATCAACATCACCGGTGGCCAGGATATGACCCTGTTTGAAGCCGATGAGGCGGCAAACCGGATCAGATCGGAAGTCGACACCGATGCCTACATCATCTTTGGTTCGACCTTCGATGACAGCCTTGAAGGTTATATCAGGGTTTCTGTTGTCGCCACCGGCATGGATCGCGAAGCCATGGCGGCGCCGGCCCAAACCTTCCTGTCAGTTTCTTCACCCGTCGCCCGTCCAAGCGTCGAAGAAAGCGCCCCGGTCGCTGAAGAGACACCGGCGACACCGGCGGTGGCTGAAGTCGCGACCACGGAAACGGTGGAAGATCAGTCAATTGTCGACCTTGCAGGCATGGCTACCGCATCAACGCAAAACGCGGCCCTGGAGGAATTCATCGATCTTGATATTCCCACCGCTGAATCGACACGGGCGGCCCTCGATATTGCCGAAGCCGAAGAAGAGATCAGTGAGGAAGAAGAGATCAGTGAGAGCGTCGAGGAGCCGGTTGCTGAACCCGAAGCAGAAGTTGCCGAGGAACAGGTGATTGATCAAGGTGAACCAGCCCCTGCAACCCCGGGACAAAATGAAGAAGACGTCTTCATTCCCGATTCACCCATGAGCGCAACCGGTGAGGAAGCTGTTACACCAGCCGATCCCTTCGCCGCTGCGGCCATGGCAAACGGCGCCCAAAGCCAGGAAGAAAAACCGGCTGCCAGCGCCGCAAAAGCGAAAGGCATGGGCCTGTTCGCACGGGTTACCGGGCTGGCTGGCGGAAAAGCCGAGACCAGTGAGACGGTGGAACCTGTGATGTTCAAGCCAAAAGCACCGATGCCGACCCCGGCGCCGGTACTGGCCGCGAGCCCGGAACCGGTTCCTGAGCCCGCCCCGGAGCCAGCTGAAGAGCAGGTAAGTCTGGGTGGTCTCGATCAGTCCGACCGCCTGGAATCTTCTCAGCCCGAGGAGGATTTGCTTGATATTCCGGCATTCCTGCGTCGTCAGGCTAACTGATGGTTATGTTACTGAAACTAACGTAACATTTGGTAACAAAGAGTGATTTGAATGCTTCAAGGGAGGTTGTTAAAAACACCCTTGAAGCATTCTTTTTATTGGCTGAGAACATCAATCAAACACCAAATGCTCCTTGACTGAATATTAACCGGTTTCGGGCAAAGTTTCTTAAAGCAGATTCGGGTGTACAAAACGAAGAACCGAGTATGATTAAGCAGAAGACCTTCAAGAGTTCCATCAGTTGCACCGGCGTCGCCCTTCATTCTGGCGACAAGGTTTCCATGACCCTTATGCCAGGCGAGCCGGGTAGCGGCATCGTTTTCAAACGCACGGATATTCCCGGTGCTGGCGCCAGCATTCCGGCGACCTGGGACAATGTTGTTGAGACGACCATGTGTACGACCCTGGGTAACAAAGACGGCGTCACCATTGCCACTGTTGAACACCTGATGGCGGCATTAGGCGGATCGGGTATCGATAATGCGGTGATCGAGGTTAATGGCCCGGAAGTTCCGGTCATGGATGGCAGCGCCGCTCCGTTTGTTTTTCTTGTTGAATGTGCCGGTACCGTTGAGCAGGACGCACCGCGTCGCTTTATCCGTGTTCTCAAGGCCATAACAGTCGAAGACGGCTCATCGGTCGCCAGTCTTGTCCCGGCAGAGAGCTTCAGCATCGATTTCGATATTGATTTTGAAAGCGCCGCCATTTCCCGCCAGTCGATTTCAATCGGCATGGCTGGTGAAGCCTTTAAAAATGAAGTCTCACGTGCCCGTACTTTCGGCTTCCTGCACGAAGTTGAAGCCCTGCGCGCCGCAGGACTGGCCAAGGGTGGTTCGCTTGATAACGCCGTTGTCGTCAGTGGTGACAAGGTCATTAACGAAGACGGCCTGCGTTACACGGATGAATTCGTCCGTCACAAGGTTCTTGATGCCGTTGGCGACCTTTATCTTGCCGGTGGTGGACTGCTGGGCCATTTTCATGGTGTGTGCACAGGTCACGCTTCCAATAACAAACTGCTTCAGGCGCTGTTTGCCGATGATGAAGCCTGGTGCTACGAAAACATGCCCGCAGCCAGCCGTACTGCCAAAAAATCGCGCCGTGTTTGGTCCGGCGATGTTTCAGCACCGGCAATTGCGGCGACGGCCTGAGCCTGATTATTTAATCCCCGACTGATAACGGGAAAAGGGCGGGAATTCCCCGTCTTTTTTTATGTCCGATTTTTATCCTTTTCCCATGCGACTTGGGCCTGCCGTGATATAGTTCGCCGGTCACCAGTTTAAGGGTAAGGATAACAATGAACCGTCATGTCAAAACACGCCACTTTGGCCTCCTGTTTGTCTTTGCAGGGCTGTTCCTTGTTGCCGCCTGTACCGCCGATGAAGGGCTGCCGGAATATGTTGAACGCCCGGTCGATGAAATTTACAACGACGCCCTGAGTGTCCTTCAGGAAGGTGACTACAAGGATGCCGCCATTATGTTCGACGAGGTCGAACGCCAGCATCCCTATTCAACCTGGGCGACCAAGGCGCAGCTTATGTCTGCCTACAGTTACTATCAGGATGATTCTTACGATAGCGCCGTTGTCGCACTTGACCGCTTCATCCAGTTGCATCCTTCAAGCCCCGATGTGCCTTACGCCTATTATCTAAAGGCGCTTTGTTATTACGAGCAGATTTCCGACATTACCCGCGATCAGAAAATGACCGAACTGGCGATGTTGACTCTTGATGAGCTGGTCAAACGTTTCCCGTCATCGAAATACGCCAAGGATGCCAAGCTGAAGCTTGATCTGACCCGCGATCACCTGGCCGGGAAAGAGATGGAAATCGGCCGCTATTATCTGAAACAAGGACAATACCTGGCTTCATTAAATCGTTTTAAAATCGTCATCGACAATTATCAAAGCACCACCCATGTGCCGGAAGCCCTGCACCGGTTGGCCGAATCTTATGTGGCCCTCGGCGTCACGCTGGAGGCGCAAAAGGTCGCCGCCGTGCTGGGTCATAATTTTCCGGGCAGCGAGTGGTATGCGGACGCCTACGGTTTGGTCGAAGGCAAGATCGTCAAACCTAAGGAAGACGATCCCTGGTACAGGCTGTGGTAATTCAGATCAATGCTGCAATCCCTTTCCATCGCCGATGTTGTCCTGATTGAACGTCTAGAATTGTCTTTCGAGGCGGGGCTTGGCGTTTTAACCGGCGAGACCGGCGCGGGTAAATCGATTCTTCTTGATGCCCTGGGGCTGGCCCTGGGTATGCGCGCTGAAACCCGGCTGGTTCGCCACGGGGCAAAGCAGGCAGCGGTCAGCGCCACCTTCGATTTAAGCGGTGACAATAACCTTGACGCCCTGCTCGACGAACACGGTCTGGCGGCGGATGAGGACTTGCTGATCCTGCGCCGGGTATTGGGCGCGGATGGTCGCTCCCGGGCCTTCGTCAATGATCAGCCGGTCAGCGTTGGCCTTCTTAAACTGCTGGGGGAGACGCTGGTTGAAGTTCATGGACAATTTGAAAGCCAGCGCCTGCTCAGTCCCGCCAACCATCGTGGCTTGCTTGATTCATATGGTGGTCTGAAAGGGGCAATTGGCGATGTTGCCAACCTGTGGCAACAGTGGCGCGTTTCGATAAAGGCCTACGCAGAAGCGGAAAATGAAATGGCGGCGGCCCGCCGTGACCAGGACTTTCTTGTTCATGCCACCCAGGAATTGGGCGATTTGGACCCCAAGGCAGGGGAAGATCAGGCGTTGGCCGCAAAACGCACCATGATGATGCACGGCGAACATTTGATCGACGCTATGAACAAGGCTTTGGGTGACTTGGGCCGTTCTGACGGGCCGGAAGAAATTTTACGTACGGCGGCTCACAAACTGGAGCAGGTCGCCGATAAAGCCGATGGACGCCTGGATGAAGCCATTGCCGCACTGGACCGGGCCGCTATCGAGGCCGCGGAAGGTCA from Rhodospirillaceae bacterium harbors:
- a CDS encoding D-alanine--D-alanine ligase, with product MSKNVAILMGGWSAEREVSLVTGAAVSNSLKKAGFQVTSIDVQRDMGSLLTRLYPKPDAVFNALHGRFGEDGCVQGLLDILNIPYTHSGLLASSLAMDKPMSKMLFANVGIKVAEHQIVSRADVLSGDVMARPYVIKPTNEGSSVGVHIIQEGENELPFEHDSWPYGEEVMVEAFIGGQELSVTVMGVRSLAVTEITTNHGFYDYSAKYEDGGSLHVLPANVDKKIYDEAMELALLAHQTLGCRGVSRADFRFDGDSLYMLEINTQPGMTPTSLAPEQAAHVGISFEELVTWMVENAECDP
- a CDS encoding FtsQ-type POTRA domain-containing protein yields the protein MSILNWFTGNEDSSPKRGQPRRRVVPVWRRRGALIALVAILLATAAGGGMWTWNNGVIGRAADQAKWNLIALSGKLGFTVEDVLVVGRSQTTREELMKAVRLARGAPILAYDLEEARRRIEVLPWIGSASVERMLPDTILLSVVERQPLALWQSQGRFSLIDHMGKVILNQSIERFSDLLVVVGEDAPKNAAALLDVLQTQPQLMDLAKSAVRVGERRWNVRLRGDIDVRLPAEHAAAAWSRLAEYESRHGILSRDVKVLDLRLPDRLIVRKTPNGPEIKIPPERET
- the ftsA gene encoding cell division protein FtsA, translating into MGGVDQNKVRSGLVAALDLGTTKACCLIAKPAGEGGFEVVGIGHQVSHGLRSGAIIDMERTEATIRSTVEAAEQMTGENIRHVIVNVSCGAPQSRLIAYEVSIAGHEIGDNDLRRLLDPAGLPEAEKNERELIHLIPVGYSVDGNKGVRDPRGLHGERLGVNMHIISAATGPLRNLEQAVARCHLDICGKVVTPYASALSCIAEDETNLGVTCIDMGGGSTSISVFFDGELVHIDSIPVGGLHVTNDIARGLSTPLVHAERMKTLYGSAIPTPSDDHEIIKVPLIGEEESGETNQVPRSVLIGIIRPRIEETFEMIRGRLVDAGFDKVAGRRIVLTGGASQLPGVREMAASILDKQVRHGRPRPIQGLAESVSGPAFATSAGLLHFAFNNPAEEAKSAYRPVNEPSGRFARLGQWLRENF
- the ftsZ gene encoding cell division protein FtsZ, coding for MSINLTIPNSDTPQLKPRITVFGVGGAGGNAVNNMIEKQLEGVDFVVANTDAQALSQSKADGCIQLGATITQGLGAGSKPEVGRAAAEESLAELEEQIKDSHMVFIAAGMGGGTGTGAAPVVARAAKERGILTVGVVTKPFQFEGMHRYKLAEAGIEDLEQFVDTLIVIPNQNLFRVANEQTTFADAFNMADEVLYSGVRGVTDLMVMPGLINLDFADIRSVMSEMGKAMMGTGEAEGERRALDAAEAAIANPLLDDCSMAGAKGVLINITGGQDMTLFEADEAANRIRSEVDTDAYIIFGSTFDDSLEGYIRVSVVATGMDREAMAAPAQTFLSVSSPVARPSVEESAPVAEETPATPAVAEVATTETVEDQSIVDLAGMATASTQNAALEEFIDLDIPTAESTRAALDIAEAEEEISEEEEISESVEEPVAEPEAEVAEEQVIDQGEPAPATPGQNEEDVFIPDSPMSATGEEAVTPADPFAAAAMANGAQSQEEKPAASAAKAKGMGLFARVTGLAGGKAETSETVEPVMFKPKAPMPTPAPVLAASPEPVPEPAPEPAEEQVSLGGLDQSDRLESSQPEEDLLDIPAFLRRQAN
- a CDS encoding UDP-3-O-acyl-N-acetylglucosamine deacetylase is translated as MIKQKTFKSSISCTGVALHSGDKVSMTLMPGEPGSGIVFKRTDIPGAGASIPATWDNVVETTMCTTLGNKDGVTIATVEHLMAALGGSGIDNAVIEVNGPEVPVMDGSAAPFVFLVECAGTVEQDAPRRFIRVLKAITVEDGSSVASLVPAESFSIDFDIDFESAAISRQSISIGMAGEAFKNEVSRARTFGFLHEVEALRAAGLAKGGSLDNAVVVSGDKVINEDGLRYTDEFVRHKVLDAVGDLYLAGGGLLGHFHGVCTGHASNNKLLQALFADDEAWCYENMPAASRTAKKSRRVWSGDVSAPAIAATA
- a CDS encoding outer membrane protein assembly factor BamD; this encodes MNRHVKTRHFGLLFVFAGLFLVAACTADEGLPEYVERPVDEIYNDALSVLQEGDYKDAAIMFDEVERQHPYSTWATKAQLMSAYSYYQDDSYDSAVVALDRFIQLHPSSPDVPYAYYLKALCYYEQISDITRDQKMTELAMLTLDELVKRFPSSKYAKDAKLKLDLTRDHLAGKEMEIGRYYLKQGQYLASLNRFKIVIDNYQSTTHVPEALHRLAESYVALGVTLEAQKVAAVLGHNFPGSEWYADAYGLVEGKIVKPKEDDPWYRLW
- the recN gene encoding DNA repair protein RecN: MLQSLSIADVVLIERLELSFEAGLGVLTGETGAGKSILLDALGLALGMRAETRLVRHGAKQAAVSATFDLSGDNNLDALLDEHGLAADEDLLILRRVLGADGRSRAFVNDQPVSVGLLKLLGETLVEVHGQFESQRLLSPANHRGLLDSYGGLKGAIGDVANLWQQWRVSIKAYAEAENEMAAARRDQDFLVHATQELGDLDPKAGEDQALAAKRTMMMHGEHLIDAMNKALGDLGRSDGPEEILRTAAHKLEQVADKADGRLDEAIAALDRAAIEAAEGQALLEKASGEIDLDPQKLEAVEERLFALRAQARKHNVDVDDLADLLARMRGQLADVEDGGARLVQLQKAEQEARAAFETSARSLSQSRAKAALAMDKAVGHELAPLKMEKATFVTGIEHQEEAAWGEHGWDKVTFEVSTNPGAPAGPLNRIASGGELSRFMLALKAVLASSDKIPTIIFDEVDAGIGGAVAAAVGARLATLSEGAQVLVVTHSPQVASRGAYHWRVSKSGDEGQVRTAIEPLESDARKEELARMLAGAEVTEEARAAADSLLQGVGR